The Tripterygium wilfordii isolate XIE 37 chromosome 4, ASM1340144v1, whole genome shotgun sequence genome has a window encoding:
- the LOC119997746 gene encoding amino acid permease 3-like: MGDNTAKNQVFDVSVNVLQRGNSKFFDDDGRPKRTGTVWTASAHIITAVIGSGVLSLAWAIAQLGWIAGPAVMLLFSFVTYYTSTLLAACYRSGDPVNGKRNYTYMDAVRSNLGGVKVKICGVAQYLNLFGVAIGYTIASSISMMAIKKSNCFHSSGGKKNPCRMNSNPYMIAFGIAQIIFSQIPDFDQLWWLYILAAVMSFTYSSIGLGLAIAKVAENGTIKGSLTGISIGTVTQTQKIWRSFQALGDIAFAYSYSMILIEIQDTIRSPPSESKTMKRASFVSAVVITVPYMLCGCMGYAAFGDMSPGNLLTGFGFYNPYWLLDIANAAIVIHLVAEYQVYCQPLFAFIEKQAASTYPDSQFINKDIKVPIPGFRPYNLNLFRLVWRTVFVIMTTVISMMLPFFNDVVGILGALEFWPLTVYFPVEMYIAQEKIPKWSTRWVCLQTISMACLVITIAATVGSIAGGVQDLKSYKPFQTTY; the protein is encoded by the exons ATGGGTGATAATACTGCAAAGAACCAGGTTTTTGATGTTTCAGTTAATGTTCTTCAACGTGGGAACTCCAAGTTCTTTGATGATGATGGCCGTCCCAAAAGAACTG GGACTGTTTGGACAGCAAGTGCACACATAATAACAGCTGTGATTGGTTCTGGTGTTCTATCTCTAGCTTGGGCAATAGCACAGCTTGGTTGGATTGCAGGCCCTGCTGTAATGTTATTGTTCTCCTTTGTGACTTACTACACTTCTACTCTTCTTGCTGCCTGTTATCGCTCTGGTGACCCTGTAAACGGCAAGAGAAACTACACTTACATGGATGCTGTTAGGTCCAATCTTG GTGGTGTGAAGGTGAAGATTTGTGGGGTAGCTCAGTACTTGAACCTTTTTGGGGTGGCAATTGGGTACACGATTGCATCATCAATAAGCATGAT GGCAATCAAGAAGTCTAATTGCTTTCACAGCAGTGGAGGGAAGAAGAACCCATGTAGAATGAATAGCAATCCATACATGATTGcttttgggattgctcaaatcATCTTCTCACAAATCCCAGATTTTGATCAACTATGGTGGCTCTACATCCTAGCTGCAGTCATGTCCTTCACTTACTCATCAATTGGTCTTGGTCTTGCAATTGCTAAAGTTGCAGAAAATGGGACAATAAAAGGAAGTCTAACTGGCATCAGCATTGGAACAGTCACTCAAACACAAAAGATATGGAGGAGCTTCCAAGCACTTGGAGACATTGCTTTTGCCTACTCATACTCCATGATCCTAATTGAAATTCAG GACACAATTAGGTCACCACCATCAGAATCAAAGACAATGAAGAGGGCATCATTTGTTAGTGCTGTTGTCATAACAGTTCCTTACATGTTATGTGGGTGTATGGGTTATGCTGCTTTTGGAGACATGTCACCAGGAAATCTCCTAACTGGGTTTGGTTTCTACAACCCATATTGGCTACTTGACATAGCCAATGCTGCCATTGTGATTCACTTAGTTGCTGAATACCAAGTCTATTGTCAACCCTTATTTGCCTTCATTGAAAAGCAAGCAGCTTCAACATACCCAGATAGCCAATTCATCAACAAAGACATCAAGGTTCCGATTCCGGGTTTTCGACCTTATAATCTCAACCTCTTCAGACTGGTTTGGAGGACAGTTTTTGTGATCATGACCACAGTTATTTCAATGATGTTGCCGTTCTTTAACGACGTCGTTGGAATACTTGGTGCACTGGAATTCTGGCCTCTCACAGTTTACTTCCCTGTGGAGATGTATATTGCACAAGAGAAGATACCCAAATGGAGCACAAGATGGGTTTGTCTACAAACAATAAGCATGGCTTGTCTCGTGATCACCATTGCTGCCACTGTTGGGTCTATTGCCGGAGGAGTTCAAGATCTCAAGTCTTATAAGCCCTTTCAGACCACTTACTAG